Proteins found in one Desulfurobacterium indicum genomic segment:
- a CDS encoding hotdog domain-containing protein — translation MINTHEKINRRLCGEPVKVAENRAEVVLEVTNEMAADEKGLVHGGFIFGLADYAAMLAVNHPNVVLGAATVRFLKPVMVGDKLKAIASVVEARGKKYKVMVKVKKVDETVFEGEFIAIVPEKHVLER, via the coding sequence ATGATAAACACTCATGAAAAGATTAACAGACGCCTGTGCGGTGAACCTGTAAAAGTGGCTGAAAACAGAGCAGAGGTTGTTCTTGAGGTGACCAATGAGATGGCAGCCGATGAAAAAGGCCTTGTCCATGGGGGATTCATTTTTGGTCTTGCCGATTATGCTGCTATGCTTGCAGTTAACCATCCTAACGTTGTTTTGGGGGCTGCTACCGTAAGGTTTCTTAAGCCTGTTATGGTGGGTGATAAACTTAAAGCTATTGCTTCTGTTGTTGAGGCAAGGGGAAAGAAATATAAAGTTATGGTAAAGGTTAAAAAAGTGGATGAAACGGTTTTTGAAGGAGAATTTATTGCCATAGTGCCAGAGAAGCACGTTCTGGAAAGATGA